One part of the Saprospiraceae bacterium genome encodes these proteins:
- a CDS encoding TlpA family protein disulfide reductase, with product MLKYLIWLGSIVFFGYLIYYFFFKPMLVLGQPAPSFETKDIHGQTLNLNSFKGKYVLLDFWGSWCGPCRKENPILVMMYEKYKDKSFKNASGIEFLSIALEENNSEQALAAIAQDGLIWPNHIIELELLKSKLAQLYKIGFIPNKFLIGPDQLIVLNNPNIRDLDDFLAYQVKKN from the coding sequence ATGTTGAAATACTTGATTTGGTTAGGCAGTATTGTTTTTTTTGGCTATTTAATTTATTATTTTTTCTTTAAACCTATGTTGGTTTTAGGACAACCGGCGCCTTCATTTGAAACAAAAGATATTCACGGACAGACTTTAAATCTAAATAGCTTTAAAGGAAAGTATGTGTTATTGGATTTTTGGGGATCTTGGTGTGGCCCATGTCGTAAAGAAAACCCAATTTTGGTAATGATGTATGAAAAATACAAGGATAAATCATTTAAAAATGCAAGCGGAATCGAATTTTTAAGTATTGCTTTGGAAGAAAATAATTCTGAACAAGCCTTAGCAGCAATAGCTCAAGATGGCTTGATCTGGCCTAATCATATTATTGAACTAGAACTTTTAAAAAGTAAACTTGCCCAATTGTATAAAATAGGATTTATTCCAAATAAATTTTTAATTGGCCCAGACCAGCTAATTGTCCTTAATAATCCAAATATCAGAGATTTAGATGATTTTTTGGCTTATCAAGTTAAGAAAA